The genomic segment GGAAGCCCGCCAGCGCGCGCAGGAGACCCACGATGCGGCCTTCGGCGCCGACCAGGAGCCGGAGGAGTTTGACCCGTCACCAAGTCTTAAGACGTTGTTTCGCGAGGTTGCAAAGCGCATCCATCCCGACTTTGCCAATGACGAAGCCGAACAGAAGCACTTTACATTGCTGATGATGCGCGCCAACCAGGCCTATAGCCGCGGGGACGCCGATACGCTGCAGCGCCTGCTGGACGATCATCTGGAGATCAACACCTCATTGGCCGACGAAGGAAACGCTGCCGCACTTGTTCGGATTACACGGCAGATTCAACATGCAGAGCGAGACATTGCCGCGCTGGATCGCGAACACAAGACGCTTGTTGGCAGCGAGATTGGGCAACTCTACGTCGATGCCGAGGCGGCTGCCCGCGAGGACCGCGATCTGCTTGGTGAGCTCGCCGCCAGCCTGCGGGAGCGCATCTCCGATGCTCAGTACCGTTTGGAGTTCGTCGAGCGCCAGGTGAATGCTCTTGGAAGATAAAGCTCAGGCCGGGCTGCAGCACATACCCACCAGCGGCGCGTTGTCGCTTCACTCCGTTCGCTCCAGCATCTTCGCCCGCGGCCGGCGCGACGCCGCAAATTCGTCCTCAAACTCTGACTATCGGAACGCGGTGGCCGAGTACAACACGGGGCGATTTGTCGAAGCGGCGGCAAGCTTCCGCCTGGCGGCCGAGCAAGGCCACGCCGAATCGCAATACATCCTGAGCACGATGTATGACGCAGGCAAGGGTGTGCCCCAGGACGACTCGCAAGCCGCACGCTGGGAGCGATTGGCCGCGGAGCAGGGCCAGGTGTATGCGCAGGCCAACGTGAGCTTCAGGTGTTACAGCACCAACGACTTCGCCGGGGCGTTTGAATGGTGCCGGCGCGCCGCGGACGCGAACCTTGCCTGGGCGCAGTACAACCTTGGCCTCATGTATCAAAAAGGGGAAGGCGCCGCGCAAAGCGAGGCCGAAGCTGCGTACTGGTATAGGTTGGCGGCATCGAAAGGCT from the Occallatibacter riparius genome contains:
- a CDS encoding tetratricopeptide repeat protein, producing MLLEDKAQAGLQHIPTSGALSLHSVRSSIFARGRRDAANSSSNSDYRNAVAEYNTGRFVEAAASFRLAAEQGHAESQYILSTMYDAGKGVPQDDSQAARWERLAAEQGQVYAQANVSFRCYSTNDFAGAFEWCRRAADANLAWAQYNLGLMYQKGEGAAQSEAEAAYWYRLAASKGFVDAQQRLADLYYIGKGIPRSYTQAARWYRLAAEQGNARAQFQLGHLYDVGLGVEHDYMQYRYWTSKAAEQGLEEAIREVKRRDYRDP